The Bryobacteraceae bacterium genomic sequence CTGAAACGTTCTCTTCCCTCAACCCCGCGAATCCCTCCGAAGTCATCGGCATTCACCCCGGCGCGACACCCGCGCAGGCCGCCGCCGCCGTGGACGCCGCCTGGCAGGCCTTTCCCGGCTGGTCCCGCACACCCGCCGTGGAGCGCGTCACGTATCTGATGGCCGCCGCCTCTCTGCTCAAGCGCCGCAAGAACGAATTCAACGCGCTCCTGATTCTCGAGGCCGGAAAGAGCTGGATCGAGGCCGAGGCCGAAACCTCGGAGGCCATCGATTTCTGCGAGTACTACGGGCGTGAGATGCTCCGCTTCGAGTCGCCGGCGCCCTTGGTGCAATTGCGCGGTGAGCACGGCTGGCTTCGCTATCTGCCGCTGGGTCCGGCGGTGATCGTGGCGCCGTGGAACTTTCCGCTCGCGATCCTCTGCGGCATGACTGTCGCCGCCCTCGTCGCCGGAAACACCGTCGTCGTGAAGCCTTCGAGCGACACGCCCACCGTCGCCGCGCACTTCGTCGAACTGCTGCTCGAGGCCGGCTTTCCCTCCGAGGCGATTCAGTTTATCACCGGCGGCGGCGGCTCCATCGGCGACACCCTAGTCGCCCACCCGCGCACGCGCCTCATCTCCTTCACCGGATCGCGCGATGTCGGCCTGCGCATCAATCAACTGGCCGCCACGCCCCAGCCCGGACAGATCTGGATCAAGCGCGTCATCGCCGAAATGGGCGGCAAGGACGCCATCGTCGTTGACTCGACGGCCGACCTCGAAGCCGCCGCCGCGGGCGTCGTCGCCTCGGCTTTCGGCTACCAGGGACAGAAGTGCTCCGCATGCTCCCGCGCCATCGTCCACGACGCGGTCTATGATTCGTTCCTCGACATGATCGCCGACCGCGCCGGCATGCTCTCCGTCGGCGCCCCGGCCGACCCGGCCCACACCTTCGGCCCGGTGATCAACGAGCACGCGCGGAAGACCATCCAGGGCTACATCGAGCGCGGGAAATCCGAAGCGCGCCTCGTCACCGGAGGCGGCGTACCGGCCGGCGACGGGTATTTCCTTGACCCCACCATCTTCGCCGACGTCGAGCCATCGAGCGTCCTGTTCCGCGAGGAAATCTTCGGACCCGTGCTCGCCGTTACCCGCGCCAGCAATTTCGAGCACGCCCTCGCGCTCGCCAACGACACCGAGTACGGCCTCACCGGAGCCGTCTACTCACGTACTCGCGAGCACCTCGACGCCGCGGCCGCGCACTTCTTCGTCGGCAATCTGTACCTGAATCGCA encodes the following:
- the pruA gene encoding L-glutamate gamma-semialdehyde dehydrogenase — encoded protein: MILPFQNEPYSDFTKPAIRVAMECALEGARKHLGALHPLRIAGRAAESAETFSSLNPANPSEVIGIHPGATPAQAAAAVDAAWQAFPGWSRTPAVERVTYLMAAASLLKRRKNEFNALLILEAGKSWIEAEAETSEAIDFCEYYGREMLRFESPAPLVQLRGEHGWLRYLPLGPAVIVAPWNFPLAILCGMTVAALVAGNTVVVKPSSDTPTVAAHFVELLLEAGFPSEAIQFITGGGGSIGDTLVAHPRTRLISFTGSRDVGLRINQLAATPQPGQIWIKRVIAEMGGKDAIVVDSTADLEAAAAGVVASAFGYQGQKCSACSRAIVHDAVYDSFLDMIADRAGMLSVGAPADPAHTFGPVINEHARKTIQGYIERGKSEARLVTGGGVPAGDGYFLDPTIFADVEPSSVLFREEIFGPVLAVTRASNFEHALALANDTEYGLTGAVYSRTREHLDAAAAHFFVGNLYLNRKCTGAMVGAHPFGGFNMSGTDSKAGGPDYLLQFLQAKAIAEKTG